The genomic stretch ggaagggtgggcaGGGGCGAAACCCGGAGAGCAGCAAATCCTCGGCCCAGGCTACTGCCCCTGCCAGCCCTTAACTGCTCAGCACCGCTAACTCTGGGTGGGAGCCGTGCTAGGCCCCCCAACCCCACTTTCCCGTTTCTCTGAGAGGAGCGGGGAGGCACCACCAAGGAAGGCCACCACCCTCCTGTGCTCTCTCACTTTCCCAGGAGGCGGGCTGACGAATCCCGTGTGCAGACAAGAATGTAGAGGTGTTCTTCCTTGTCGATTTCCTTCAGGTGGATCCCAAACTTCTACATGGGGGAGAAAACAGAATGTGAGATCAAACATCCATGTTGGGTGTCCTGCAGGCAGTCACTCAATTCCCCGTTAGAGCTTTTCCTTGGCGGGGAGCCCCAagccctgggggaggaggaagaagagaggccGCAGAGGAAGTACCCTGTGGGAGCACTGACACTGGCTGAGACAATGGGATCCACCTCAGGAGACCACAGACACTCAGTGAGCACGAAGggcaagaaggagggaaggaggcaggcagaggaagcTCCCAGGTGGAGAGGCCAGGGAGGGCTTCCTTCCAGAGCACATAGTCCTGCCCTTGGGCCTCGAGGggatgcagggggcaagggttcccTGCAGCCCCTGCTCCACAGAGCTGCCCCCGGCCCCGCACCCACCTTTTCCAGAGTGTACGTTGCTCGTTCAATGATCTCAGGGAAATGTTCATCGTATTCTCGGATGACATCCTTCAGCATGTctgcaggaggggaggggtgggcaaaGCACCGAGACTGAGCAGGGGCCACAGAGCTGCAGCTTTTCTGTCAGCCCTGCTGAGGGGAGCACACTCAGGACCCCACACCGTGCAAATGGAGCCATCAGCCAggcctgatgtgtgtgtgtgggcatctGCTGGGAGGCCCAAAGGGCAGGGTtgtgggaggggggaagggcagaGCTCAGGGAGGGGGCACAGGTTGCCCACCTGAGCGCTTGATGGGGATCTTCTTGTAGTCTTTAATCATCAGATATTTCACCAACTTATTTGCCTGGAGAAGGAGGGAGCACACGGGTAGACCAAGGCGTGGGCGACCTCAAAGAACAGGCCCGCAAGGGAGGAGAGGAGCGAGATGGGGGAAGGGCAGGCTTCTTACCCTCTCTTGCAGAAGGGTCACATTGCGGGGTGGCAAGCACAGTACGTGCCTTGAGGGTACCTGGGACCTCAGGGCCATGGGGGGCCGAGGGGCCATCTGAGGCCGCACAGTCGTCAGTGCGGGCTGCGATGCCCTCCAGGTCGGTGGGACCGCAGGAGGCTCTCTCTCCTCCTCGCTGCTCTCATATTCGTCATCCAGGTGCTTGGACTGTACCATTAGACAGAGGAGAGACTCAGGGCTACCAGGCTACCCGTGcaaaagcacctggcacacatCTTAACCAGAGCAGGTACTTGGAGATAAGGGTAGTAGGAACAGCGGATGACACGTGCCGAGtgcttactaagtgccaggcactgagccaaCCGCTTCTCCCTCCAGGCCCGAGGGTAGGGACTACGTGGAGTAAAAACATGCTAGTCAACCTGTCTTGGAGAAACATGCACAAGctgagagaagaggggagggaaggagagggaaggagaggggaggggaagggaggggatgcggggagggagaggaggaggcggAGAGGAGAGGGCCCAGAAAGCAGGGGAGCAAGGGGGGTTGGAGAGAGCAGGGAGGTCTCACCTTCTTTGTCCTCTTGCCTCccatcctggcccagggctccgCACTCTGCTGAGAGGTGGCAGCTGCACCCTCAGGCTCAGGGATGCTCGTGGCCATCTTGGCCTTGGCAGCAGCTGCTGCCACAACATTCTGAGGCTCCACCCACCGAGTCTTGGCGAGAGCCTTCCCAGACTTGGTCGTCTTTGGCCGGGTGGCTGCCCCCTCCCCGGCAGAGGCTGCCTGGGGCCCCCCGGAGGCAGCACTGGGGCCCTCTGTGGCAGCCTCTTGGGCCGGGGCGGGTCTCTTGGGGCGTGGGAAGGCCATGCCACTGACACCTGCCGGCTGGGTGAAATCAAAGACATCGTTCTGACCCAGGAAGGCTGTTTTGGGCCGGGTGGCATCCATCTCACTGGCACGCGGGGCCTGGGAGAAAGCACAGGCCGTACTAGGGCCCTCGGCAGCAGCCTCCTGGGCCCGGGAGGATGTCTGGGGCTGCGTGGACCTTGCTGGAGCCCCGGAGGTGGCCATCTCGCTCTTGACTAGCATCTGGGAGCTGTGCGGAGAAGCAAGGCTTGTCTCAAGGGTGGCTGCCTGAGCCTCGGCAGCGGATGTCATGGGCTGGGTATCGCCTCCTGAGCCCTGGTCTGTGGCCACTGAGTGGTTAGCGACCACCTGATGGTAGGTGGCacgggcagcagcagcagcggcccGAGCAGCTTGGTTAGAGGAGGCGGCCCGGGCTACGTTGGCAGCACGGGCAGCCGGCTCGTTGGCAAGTGTTTCTGGATCCATCCGAAATGCCTCCAGCAGAGTCCTGGCCAGCATAGGGTTTTCAAGTTCCCAGGGCTCATTCTGCAAgaccagggaggggagggcaaggCAGACAGCTGTACGCACTCGCCCTGTGCTGGCCAGCCCCCGACCAGCCCCCAGACCCTCCCAAATCTCCCTTCTCCCAGCAGGAGAGGGAAGGTTTGGTGAAGCTGGGCAGTCCTTCCCCATTCAACTCCAGCCTtcacccaccccctcctcccatcctccctgacGTCGCAGGAGGGAAGGCCCAGGGCTAGCAGGTGGCCGACAAGGGGCCTCACCGCTAAGATGCGAAAGCCTGGACCCAAGCTCCCAAAGGCTCTGAGGATACGGATGTCAAAGCTGGTGAGGGCTCCGTAGCCTCCAAAAGCACCAAATTCTTCATAGTCGTTGCCTTCAACCATGTCTTCCTCCCCGACTTCATCACTACCCTCGTCCATGTCTTCAACGTTGTACCCTTCAGATTCTTTGTGGTAGCTTCCCTCAGCCATGCTGGGGGTCCCAAGGAGAAGAGAGCTCAGCCTGAGAGGGACGGGGAGGCCTCTTCACGGGGAGGGGTGCAGGACCCAGCAGGAGGCCGGATCTCTCAGGAAGTGGGGAGCTGCAATCATCAGGTTACCAGGCAGTGTAAggtcggggtgggtgggggagtgaAGGCTGCTGGGGTAGATTCCCTCAGAGACAGAGCCCTAAGAGAAGGATAGAGGAGGTTGGAGGAGTCCCTACACTGAAAGGGGAGTTTAGGACAGGCAGGCTCCCCGGCCCAGCGGCCGGATTTGAACAAGGGGTGCATTGGCAGGCCTGGGTCCAAAGAGTCCCATAGGAGATGCattgagagagggagaaataaagcGCCTGAATTTAATGCCTGGAGCAGGGGGCCAGGACGGTGGGGAGGAGATGACATGAGAGGGCTGAGACAAACGGGGACCGCTGGAAGCTCTGGGAAAATGAATCCCAGGGACCCTCTAAGTGCCGGTGGGGGGATTCAGCTGATTCAGGTCTAGGTTGGGCTCATACAGGAGCGCTCAAGGTGTATGGGGTGGGGGTCTTCGGGCTAGGTGAGGCTCGAACTGGAGCGCTGGAGGTCTCAGAGGCCAGGACTGCAACTCCAGGAAGGGGGCAAAACGTTCAGTTCCACTGGATTGATCTCAGAGtgtttggggtggaggtggggcctcCGCTCTAAGGAAGCT from Phocoena phocoena chromosome X, mPhoPho1.1, whole genome shotgun sequence encodes the following:
- the LOC136142424 gene encoding melanoma-associated antigen D4 isoform X2, encoding MAEGSYHKESEGYNVEDMDEGSDEVGEEDMVEGNDYEEFGAFGGYGALTSFDIRILRAFGSLGPGFRILANEPWELENPMLARTLLEAFRMDPETLANEPAARAANVARAASSNQAARAAAAAARATYHQVVANHSVATDQGSGGDTQPMTSAAEAQAATLETSLASPHSSQMLVKSEMATSGAPARSTQPQTSSRAQEAAAEGPSTACAFSQAPRASEMDATRPKTAFLGQNDVFDFTQPAGVSGMAFPRPKRPAPAQEAATEGPSAASGGPQAASAGEGAATRPKTTKSGKALAKTRWVEPQNVVAAAAAKAKMATSIPEPEGAAATSQQSAEPWARMGGKRTKKSKHLDDEYESSEEEREPPAVPPTWRASQPALTTVRPQMAPRPPMALRSQVPSRHVLCLPPRNVTLLQERANKLVKYLMIKDYKKIPIKRSDMLKDVIREYDEHFPEIIERATYTLEKKFGIHLKEIDKEEHLYILVCTRDSSARLLGKTKDTPRLSLLLVILGVIFMNGNRASEAVLWEALRKMGLRPGVRHPFLGDLRKLITEDFVKQKYLEYKKIPNSSPPEYEFLWGLRARHETSKMRVLRFIAQYQNRDPREWRAHFLEAVDDAFKTMDVDMAEEHARAQMRAQMNIGEEALIGRWSWDDIQVELLTWDEDGDFGDAWSRIPFAFWARYHQYILNSNRANRRGTWRAGVSSGTNGAASTSMLDGPSTSSTIRTRNAARTSASFFSWIQ
- the LOC136142424 gene encoding melanoma-associated antigen D4 isoform X1, coding for MAEGSYHKESEGYNVEDMDEGSDEVGEEDMVEGNDYEEFGAFGGYGALTSFDIRILRAFGSLGPGFRILANEPWELENPMLARTLLEAFRMDPETLANEPAARAANVARAASSNQAARAAAAAARATYHQVVANHSVATDQGSGGDTQPMTSAAEAQAATLETSLASPHSSQMLVKSEMATSGAPARSTQPQTSSRAQEAAAEGPSTACAFSQAPRASEMDATRPKTAFLGQNDVFDFTQPAGVSGMAFPRPKRPAPAQEAATEGPSAASGGPQAASAGEGAATRPKTTKSGKALAKTRWVEPQNVVAAAAAKAKMATSIPEPEGAAATSQQSAEPWARMGGKRTKKSKHLDDEYESSEEEREPPAVPPTWRASQPALTTVRPQMAPRPPMALRSQVPSRHVLCLPPRNVTLLQERANKLVKYLMIKDYKKIPIKRSDMLKDVIREYDEHFPEIIERATYTLEKKFGIHLKEIDKEEHLYILVCTRDSSARLLGKTKDTPRLSLLLVILGVIFMNGNRASEAVLWEALRKMGLRPGVRHPFLGDLRKLITEDFVKQKSAWLEAEVYFPLSRRYLEYKKIPNSSPPEYEFLWGLRARHETSKMRVLRFIAQYQNRDPREWRAHFLEAVDDAFKTMDVDMAEEHARAQMRAQMNIGEEALIGRWSWDDIQVELLTWDEDGDFGDAWSRIPFAFWARYHQYILNSNRANRRGTWRAGVSSGTNGAASTSMLDGPSTSSTIRTRNAARTSASFFSWIQ